The proteins below come from a single Harpia harpyja isolate bHarHar1 chromosome 2, bHarHar1 primary haplotype, whole genome shotgun sequence genomic window:
- the LOC128138668 gene encoding cytochrome P450 4V2, protein MEVVQGATGGPQVLHLGAGVIALLLTAVAICCLPSLMDYWRRWWVTKPIPGISPCYPLLGNALLLERNGEGFFKQLQVYAEEFRSWPLLKIWIGPLPVLVLYHPDSVEVILSSSKHIEKSYLYKFLQPWLGTGLLTSTGDKWRSRRKMITPTFHFAILTDFLEVMNEQGGILLEKLEKHVDKEPFDVFLYITLCALDIICETAMGKNVGAQENKDSEYVRAVYRMSDLIQQRQKSPWLWPDLVYMLFKEGREHERNLKILHNFTDTVIAEKAAELENTKQTKCDTDGNYEESGSQKRKAFLDMLLSATDDEGNKLSYRDIREEVDTFMFEGHDTTAAAMNWALYLLGHNPEAQKKVHRELDEVFGNTEHPVTMDDLKKLRYLECVVKEALRLFPSVPLFARALREDCCIKGYRVPKGTNVLVITYALHRDPESFPDPEEFRPERFFPENCKGRHPYAYVPFSAGPRNCIGQRFAQMEEKALLALILRRFWVDSCQKPEELGTTGELILRPNNGIWIKLKRRPNAGSE, encoded by the exons ATGGAGGTTGTGCAGGGAGCCACAGGGGGACCCCAGGTGCTGCATTTGGGGGCTGGGGTCATCGCTCTGCTGTTGACGGCTGTGGCCatctgctgcctgccctccctgaTGGATTACTGGAGGCGATGGTGGGTGACGAAGCCGATCCCGGGTATCAGCCCCTGCTATCCTCTGCTGGGAAATGCTCTACTCTTGGAGCGGAACGGAGAAG gtttttttaaacaactacaAGTTTACGCTGAAGAGTTCAGGAGTTGGCCATTGCTCAAAATTTGGATAGGACCGttgcctgtcctggttttgtaTCACCCTGACAGTGTGGAG GTTATTCTGAGCAGTTCGAAACACATAGAAAAATCGTACCTGTACAAATTCCTGCAGCCGTGGTTGGGCACTGGACTTCTGACAAG cactggggacaagTGGCGGTCACGGAGGAAGATGATAACTCCCACGTTCCACTTTGCGATCTTAACTGACTTTCTAGAGGTTATGAATGAACAAGGAGGTATTTTGTTGGAGAAACTTGAGAAGCATGTTGACAAGGAACCATTTGATGTCTTTCTATACATCACTCTGTGTGCCCTTGACATCATCTGTG AAACGGCAATGGGCAAGAATGTGGGTGCTCAGGAGAATAAGGATTCTGAGTATGTTCGTGCTGTCTACAG GATGAGTGATCTAATCCAACAGAGACAGAAGAGCCCTTGGCTTTGGCCTGATCTTGTATATATGCTGTTCAAGGAAGGAAGAGAGCATGAGAGGAACCTCAAAATCCTTCACAATTTTACAGATACA GTCAttgcagaaaaagctgcagaactTGAAAAcaccaagcaaacaaaatgtgATACTGATGGTAACTATGAAGAAAGTGGCTCCCAAAAGAGAAAAGCTTTCCTGGACATGCTGCTGAGTGCAACAGATGATGAAGGGAACAAATTGAGCTACAGGGACATTCGTGAGGAAGTGGATACTTTCATGTTTGAG GGCCATGATACAACAGCAGCTGCTATGAACTGGGCCCTGTACTTACTTGGACATAATCCTGAAGCCCAGAAGAAGGTTCACAGAGAGCTGGATGAGGTGTTTG GCAACACTGAGCATCCTGTTACAATGGACGATTTGAAGAAGCTTCGATACCTTGAGTGTGTTGTGAAAGAAGCCCTTCGGCTCTTCCCTTCAGTTCCGCTGTTTGCCCGTGCCTTGAGAGAGGATTGCTGTATTA aAGGATATCGGGTACCAAAAGGCACAAATGTTCTTGTCATAACTTATGCCCTGCATAGAGACCCCGAGAGCTTCCCTGACCCGGAGGAGTTCAGGCCTGAGCGATTCTTCCCTGAAAATTGTAAGGGAAGGCACCCGTATGCTTACGTGCCCTTCTCAGCTGGTCCCAGGAACTGCATTG GTCAGCGCTTTGCACAAATGGAGGAGAAAGCTCTTCTAGCCCTCATCCTGCGGCGCTTTTGGGTGGACTCATGTCAAAAGCCAGAAGAGCTTGGTACAACTGGAGAACTGATTCTTCGTCCAAATAATGGCATCTGGATTAAGCTGAAGAGAAGGCCAAATGCTGGATCAGAATGA